A window of Citrus sinensis cultivar Valencia sweet orange chromosome 7, DVS_A1.0, whole genome shotgun sequence contains these coding sequences:
- the LOC102629551 gene encoding uncharacterized protein LOC102629551 isoform X3: MLDFGEELTRETLKIPWLIWIQIIVLLLLVILLYCFSLFPLDLSQEGTCNNTNTSTTLPSSSSSSSAPVVLKQNTTTFRNHLQPSQCFLVGKAKTLLFDLKAVPSESDLKKLRGEKIKV, encoded by the exons ATGCTTGATTTTGGTGAAGAACTCACAAGAGAAACCTTAAAAATCCCATGGCTCATTTGGATCCAAATTattgttcttcttctcttgGTCATTCTTCTCTACTGCTTCAGCCTCTTCCCTTTAGATCTCTCACAAGAAGGCACCTGCAACAACACCAACACTTCCACTACTttgccttcttcttcttcttcttcttcagctcCAGTAGTTCTCAAGCAAAACACAACGACTTTTAGAAATCACTTGCAGCCTTCCCAG TGCTTTTTAGTTGGCAAGGCAAAAAcgcttttgtttgatttgaaagCGGTTCCATCTGAAAGCGACCTGAAGAAATTAAG AGGGGAGAAAATCAAAGTCTGA
- the LOC102629551 gene encoding uncharacterized protein LOC102629551 isoform X2 has product MLDFGEELTRETLKIPWLIWIQIIVLLLLVILLYCFSLFPLDLSQEGTCNNTNTSTTLPSSSSSSSAPVVLKQNTTTFRNHLQPSQRGENQSLKGEIETSTSTRRIVRGEEISERGVGGNESAKRT; this is encoded by the exons ATGCTTGATTTTGGTGAAGAACTCACAAGAGAAACCTTAAAAATCCCATGGCTCATTTGGATCCAAATTattgttcttcttctcttgGTCATTCTTCTCTACTGCTTCAGCCTCTTCCCTTTAGATCTCTCACAAGAAGGCACCTGCAACAACACCAACACTTCCACTACTttgccttcttcttcttcttcttcttcagctcCAGTAGTTCTCAAGCAAAACACAACGACTTTTAGAAATCACTTGCAGCCTTCCCAG AGGGGAGAAAATCAAAGTCTGAAAGGAGAAATAGAAACAAGCACGAGCACTAGAAGAATAGTGAGAGGAGAAGAGATTTCAGAAAGGGGAG TTGGTGGAAATGAATCGGCAAAAAGAACGTGA
- the LOC102629551 gene encoding uncharacterized protein LOC102629551 isoform X1: MLDFGEELTRETLKIPWLIWIQIIVLLLLVILLYCFSLFPLDLSQEGTCNNTNTSTTLPSSSSSSSAPVVLKQNTTTFRNHLQPSQRGENQSLKGEIETSTSTRRIVRGEEISERGGTSLKEASNINYHPCHYFRLAFLKCLGLDSTSENSSSSSSEHKKDR; this comes from the exons ATGCTTGATTTTGGTGAAGAACTCACAAGAGAAACCTTAAAAATCCCATGGCTCATTTGGATCCAAATTattgttcttcttctcttgGTCATTCTTCTCTACTGCTTCAGCCTCTTCCCTTTAGATCTCTCACAAGAAGGCACCTGCAACAACACCAACACTTCCACTACTttgccttcttcttcttcttcttcttcagctcCAGTAGTTCTCAAGCAAAACACAACGACTTTTAGAAATCACTTGCAGCCTTCCCAG AGGGGAGAAAATCAAAGTCTGAAAGGAGAAATAGAAACAAGCACGAGCACTAGAAGAATAGTGAGAGGAGAAGAGATTTCAGAAAGGGGAGGTACTTCTTTAAAAGAAGCAAGCAATATAAATTACCATCCCTGCCACTATTTCAGGCTTGCTTTTCTTAAGTGTTTAGGTCTTGATTCCACTTCTGAGAATTCTTCTTCATCAAGCTCAGAACATAAAAAGGACAGATAA
- the LOC102630630 gene encoding scarecrow-like protein 15, which yields MRVPLKSQQNSQSQQSPERVSSPNNNNINIINSVNVIARSIGGVSNNNNNNIHSRRPNTTNNINITSPANSGSKCYEPTSVLELRRSPSPIPEWDRDEHMLRTMDWESFIKDLGGLDDDCSSDVAAPQLQIQHLHPISTDDDSIDHQQQSDFNFNFSSNFNVPAADDVVSLSSSTTQYHNNFPDHHPDAVSNNGNNMIVMNNLGGGFEFDYNYIEELIRAAECLDSNELQVAQMILARLNHSQNLVGSPPVVVAAGKPLQRAAIFFKEALSSLLLSLLNGLTRPTSHLSSSWPEIIQSVRAYKAFTAISPIPMFTHFTTTQALLESLFLDRGSGSPPLIHVIDFDIGFGGQYASFMREIADKAAAARHSNYSTSLRITAVVPDDYVTETRLVKANLVQFARELRIGLHVDFVPARSFEMLSFKAVKLMDGEKLAVVLSPTVFRRLGGNSTDNAAAVAAFVADIRRISPNVVVFTDNEAWGDFGSGTTAPFSFRRNFVTSLEYYTMVFESLDAAAAAMNAGDWARKIETHLLRPKIMAAVEVAGRRVAPWREVFSGAGMRPVQLSQFADFLAECLLAKVQVGGFHVAKRQAELVLCWHHWALVATSAWRC from the coding sequence ATGAGAGTTCCCCTAAAATCTCAACAAAACAGCCAATCCCAGCAGAGCCCAGAACGTGTTTCTTctccaaacaacaacaacatcaacaTCATCAACAGCGTCAACGTCATAGCAAGAAGCATCGGCGGtgttagtaataataataataataacattcaCAGCCGTCGTCCCAATACCaccaataatataaatattacgAGCCCAGCGAACAGCGGCAGCAAGTGCTATGAACCCACATCGGTTCTTGAACTTCGCCGGAGTCCGAGCCCTATACCTGAGTGGGACAGGGACGAGCATATGCTGCGTACCATGGACTGGGAATCTTTCATCAAGGACCTCGGCGGCTTAGATGACGACTGCTCTTCCGATGTTGCTGCTCCACAGCTACAAATTCAACACCTCCACCCGATCAGTACTGATGATGATTCCATTGATCATCAGCAGCAATctgattttaatttcaattttagttcTAATTTCAATGTTCCAGCAGCTGACGACGTCGTTTCCTTATCATCATCGACAACTCAATATCATAATAACTTCCCTGATCATCATCCTGATGCAGTTTCTAACAACGGCAACAATATGATCGTCATGAATAACCTGGGCGGAgggtttgaatttgattataattatatagaaGAGCTTATCAGAGCTGCAGAGTGCCTCGACTCGAACGAGTTACAAGTGGCTCAGATGATATTGGCCCGCCTCAATCACAGTCAAAACCTAGTAGGTTCACCACCAGTAGTAGTTGCTGCAGGGAAGCCGCTCCAAAGAGCCGCGATCTTTTTCAAAGAAGCTCTCAGCTCACTCCTCCTCAGCCTGCTCAACGGGCTAACTCGGCCGACAAGTCATCTCTCGTCATCTTGGCCAGAGATCATTCAATCTGTCAGAGCTTACAAGGCCTTCACTGCGATCTCACCCATCCCCATGTTCACTCACTTCACAACCACTCAAGCCCTCCTCGAATCCCTCTTCCTCGACCGCGGATCGGGATCGCCACCGTTGATTCACGTCATAGACTTTGACATCGGTTTCGGCGGCCAGTACGCTTCTTTCATGAGAGAAATAGCCGACAAAGCAGCGGCTGCCCGTCACTCTAACTACTCAACTTCACTTCGCATCACGGCTGTTGTTCCCGATGATTACGTCACCGAGACAAGACTCGTCAAAGCCAACCTCGTTCAGTTCGCGCGAGAACTCAGGATAGGGCTCCACGTGGACTTCGTGCCCGCACGGTCGTTCGAGATGTTGTCTTTCAAAGCGGTTAAGTTAATGGACGGTGAGAAATTAGCTGTCGTCTTATCTCCAACTGTATTTCGCCGTCTGGGCGGAAATTCAACTGACAACGCTGCGGCTGTTGCGGCTTTTGTCGCTGATATCCGCAGAATTTCTCCAAACGTCGTCGTTTTTACTGACAATGAAGCGTGGGGGGACTTTGGGAGTGGGACGACGGCGCCGTTTTCGTTTCGGAGGAACTTCGTCACCAGCCTTGAGTATTACACGATGGTGTTTGAATCACTCGATGCTGCTGCGGCTGCGATGAATGCCGGAGACTGGGCGAGGAAGATTGAAACGCATTTGCTTCGGCCGAAGATTATGGCGGCTGTTGAGGTGGCGGGGAGGCGCGTGGCGCCGTGGAGAGAGGTGTTTTCCGGCGCGGGGATGAGGCCAGTTCAGCTGAGCCAATTTGCCGATTTTCTGGCAGAATGTTTGCTTGCCAAGGTCCAGGTGGGTGGGTTCCACGTGGCGAAACGGCAGGCTGAATTGGTGCTCTGCTGGCATCATTGGGCCCTTGTCGCCACGTCAGCTTGGAGGTGTTAG